From Scleropages formosus chromosome 1, fSclFor1.1, whole genome shotgun sequence, a single genomic window includes:
- the phka2 gene encoding phosphorylase b kinase regulatory subunit alpha, liver isoform isoform X3, producing MRSRSNSGVRLDGYARLVQETILHLQNPVTGLLPASEQKKDAWVRDNVYSILSVWGLGMAYRKNADRDEDKAKAYELEQSVVKLMQGLLQCMMRQVAKVEKFKQTQSTSDCLHAKYHTPTCSTVVGDDQWGHLQVDATSLYLLFLAQMTASGLRIISNLDEVAFIQNLVFYIEAAYKVADYGMWERGDKTNQGIPELNGSSVGMAKAALEAIDELDLFGAHGGPKSVIHVLPDEVEHCQSILCSMLPRASTSKEIDAGLLSVISFPGFAVEDPDLVSITKSEIINKLQGRYGCCRFLRDGYKTPREDPSRLHYDPAELKLFENIECEWPVFWSFLVLDGIFSGDQEQVQEYREALDGILIRGKNGIRLMPELYAVPADKVEEEYKNPHTVDRVPMGSLPHMWGQSLYILGCLLAEGFLAPGEVDPLNRRFATCFKPDVVVQVCVVAETAKIQELLRDSGIDVQTVSEVLPIRIMPARILSHIYVKLGHCKKLNLSGRPYRHIGVLGTSKFYEIRNRTYTFTPQFIDQHHFYLALDNQMIMEMLRTELAYLSSCWRMTGRPTLTFPITHSMLLEDGETIDPSVLATVQKLQDGYFGGARVQMGKLSSFLTTSFHTHLSFLDTDEDLQDEEEEEEDDEGFEGVCDSSLSQDVPKDMFDQYLTQLLQSTAHKCNLPPIQRGQQHVFSAEHTTRDILSFMAQVQGLKMPQASMYLPVTPILSKHRKSLNLLHVPHPHQHQHQHHHHHHHLHAKAHSVDLHLPRDAHGNTDFASLVRQLKECPTLQDQADILYILYVMKGADWLVDLGQGGATVRSLLEELYAKAGHSKEWGLIRYISGILRKRVEVLAEACTDLISHHKQLTVGLPPEPREKVITVPLPPEELSNLIYEASGQDISIAVLTQEIMVYLAMYVRSQPALFGDMLRLRIGLIMQVMATELARSLNCSGEEASESLMNLSPSDMKNLLHHIFSGKEFGVERSMRAVESSATSPAISIRELGHTGATKTERTGISKMKTEVKQLDDSRPMSMFSSGYSISSTATSPRSTRCSSPSTPSGAQSPTGPGVGPLQWEERQGQWLRRRRLDGAINRVPMGFYQKVWKILQKCHGLSIDGYVLPSSTTREMTEGEIKFAVHVESVLNHIPQPEYRQLLVEAIMVLTLVADVDVQSIGAIVYVDRIVHMANELFRQDQKSHGANEVFLEQDPATGICNLFYDSAPSGRFGTMTYLSKAVVSYVQDFLPNTSCLMQ from the exons ATGAGGAGCCGCAGTAACTCCGGCGTGCGGCTCGACGGGTACGCCCGACTGGTGCAGGAAACCATACTGCACCTGCAG AACCCGGTCACAGGCCTGCTGCCGGCCAGCGAGCAGAAGAAGGATGCTTGGGTGCGGGACAATGTGTACAGCATCCTGTCCGTGTGGGGTCTGGGCATGGCCTACCGCAAGAACGCCGACCGCGATGAGGACAAGGCCAAGGCCTACGAGCTGGAGCAG AGTGTGGTGAAACTGATGCAAGGCCTGCTGCAGTGCATGATGCGACAG GTGGCCAAGGTGGAGAAGTTCAAACAAACCCAGAGCACCAGCGACTGCCTCCACGCCAAGTACCATACTCCCACGTGTAGCACCGTCGTCGGGGATGACCAGTGGGGGCACCTGCAGGTGGACGCCACTTCGCTCTACCTCCTCTTCCTGGCACAGATGACGGCCTCAG GTCTGCGAATCATATCCAACTTGGATGAGGTGGCTTTTATACAGAACCTTGTCTTCTACATCGAGGCAGCCTACAAAGTTGCA GATTATGGGATGTGGGAGCGAGGCGACAAGACCAATCAGGGCATCCCGGAGCTCAATGGAAGTTCTGTAGGAATGGCTAAG GCAGCGCTGGAGGCCATCGATGAGCTGGATCTGTTCGGAGCACACGGGGGACCCAAATCTGTCATCCATGTTCTTCCTGATGAGGTGGAACACTGCCAG TCCATCCTCTGCTCCATGCTGCCTAGAGCCTCCACATCCAAGGAGATTGATGCAGGCCTTCTGTCAGTTATCTCCTTCCCTGGATTTGCAGTCGAAGACCCTGACCTGGTCAGCATCACCAAGAGCGAAATCATTAACAAGTTGCAG GGGCGGTATGGCTGCTGCCGATTCCTTCGAGACGGCTACAAGACCCCCAGGGAG GACCCCTCTCGCCTCCATTACGACCCGGCAGAGCTCAAGTTATTTGAGAACATCGAGTGCGAGTGGCCCGTGTTCTGGAGTTTCCTCGTCCTGGATGGTATTTTCAGTGGAGACCAAGAACAG GTACAAGAATACCGAGAGGCGTTGGATGGAATTCTAATCCGGGGAAAGAATGGGATCCGTTTGATGCCGGAGCTGTACGCTGTACCAGCAGACAAG GTAGAAGAAGAGTacaaaaacccacacacagtgGACCGGGTGCCCATGGGCTCGCTGCCCCACATGTGGGGACAATCCCTATACATTCTGGGCTGCCTCCTGGCTGAG GGTTTCCTGGCTCCTGGTGAAGTCGACCCACTCAACAGGAGGTTCGCCACATGTTTCAAACCAGATGTGGTTGTGCAAG tctgtgtggtcgCAGAGACCGCGAAGATCCAGGAGCTGCTCCGGGACAGTGGGATCGATGTGCAGACGGTGTCTGAGGTGCTGCCCATCCGCATCATGCCAGCCCGCATCCTGAGCCACATCTATGTAAAACTGG GACACTGTAAGAAGCTGAACCTTAGCGGTCGGCCGTACAGGCATATTGGAGTCCTGGGAACATCAAAATTTTACGAGATCAGAAATCGTACTTACACTTTCACACCGCAG ttcattgaCCAGCACCATTTCTACCTGGCTCTGGACAACCAGATGATCATGGAGATGCTGCGCACGGAGCTGGCCTACCTGTCTTCCTGCTGGAGGATGACTGGGCGCCCCACCCTCACCTTCCCCATCACCCACAGCATGCTGC TGGAGGATGGAGAGACCATCGACCCCTCCGTGCTTGCCACCGTACAAAAGCTGCAGGATGGATACTTCGGAGGCGCAAG GGTGCAGATGGGTAAGCTGTCCAGCTTCCTCACCACCTCCTTTCACACGCATCTCAGCTTCCTGGACACAGATGAGGATCTgcaggatgaggaagaggaagaggaagacgaTGAAGGCTTTGAGGGTGTCTGTGACAGCAGCTTGTCACAAG ATGTTCCAAAGGACATGTTTGATCAGTACCTCACCCAACTGCTACAGAGCACAGCGCACAAGTGCAATCTCCCTCCCATCCAGAGGGGGCAGCAGCATGTCTTCAGCGCTGAGCACACCACCCGTGACATCCTGTCCTTCATGGCCCAGGTTCAGGGACTGAAAATGCCCC aggCGTCCATGTATCTGCCAGTCACTCCCATTCTGAGTAAACATCGCAAGTCACTGAACCTTCTCCATGTCCCCCACCCTCACCAACACCAacaccaacaccaccaccatcaccaccaccttCATGCCAAG GCTCATAGTGTTGACCTGCACCTGCCCCGTGATGCCCATGGCAACACGGACTTCGCATCCCTGGTCAGGCAGTTGAAGGAGTGTCCCACCCTCCAGGACCAGGCAGACATCCTCTACATCCTCTATGTGATGAA GGGTGCTGACTGGCTGGTGGACCTGGGGCAGGGTGGCGCCACCGTTCGATCCCTCCTTGAAGAGCTCTATGCCAAGGCAGGGCACTCTAAGGAATGGGGTCTCATCCGCTACATCTCCGGGATACTGCGCAAGAGGGTGGAAGTGTTGGCAGAG GCCTGCACAGACCTCATTTCCCACCACAAGCAGCTGACGGTGGGGTTACCCCCTGAACCCAGGGAGAAGGTCATCACAGT CCCTCTGCCTCCCGAGGAGCTCAGTAACCTGATCTATGAGGCCAGTGGGCAGGATATCAGCATAGCGGTTCTCACTCAG GAGATTATGGTCTATCTGGCCATGTATGTCCGGTCACAGCCAGCGCTCTTCGGGGACATGCTTCGATTGCGCATTGGCCTCATCATGCAGGTGATGGCCACCGAGCTGGCCCGCAGTCTCAACTGCTCCG GGGAGGAAGCGTCAGAAAGTTTGatgaacctgagtccttcagaCATGAAGAACCTGCTACACCACATCTTCAGTGGGAAGGAATTTGGGGTGGAAAGAAGCA TGCGTGCTGTTGAGTCCTCTGCCACCAGTCCAGCCATATCCATCCGTGAGCTGGGCCACACTGGGGCCACCAAGACCGAGCGCACTGGGATCAGCAAGATGAAGACTGAGGTGAAACAG CTCGATGACTCCAGACCAATGAGT ATGTTTTCCAGTGGTTATTCCATCAGCAGCACCGCCACCTCACCACGCTCCACG AGGTGCAGCAGCCCCTCAACGCCCAGTGGTGCCCAGTCCCCCACGGGCCCTGGGGTCGGGCCCCTACAGTGGGAGGAGCGCCAGGGCCAGTGGCTGAGGCGGCGGCGGCTGGATGGTGCTATCAACCGGGTGCCTATGGGCTTCTACCAGAAAGTGTGGAAGATCCTTCAGAAGTGCCATGGCCTGTCCATCGACGGCTATGTGCTGCCCTCCTCCACCACCCGTGAG ATGACAGAGGGTGAGATCAAGTTCGCCGTCCACGTGGAGTCCGTGCTCAACCACATCCCCCAGCCCGAGTACAGACAGCTGCTGGTGGAGGCCATCATGGTCCTCACCCTTGTGGCAGACGTGGATGTTCAGAGCATCGGCGCCATCGTGTACGTTGACCGCATCGTCCACATGGCCAATGAGCTCTTCCGCCAGGACCAG AAATCTCATGGTGCCAACGAGGTCTTCCTGGAACAGGACCCTGCCACAGGCATCTGTAACCTCTTCTATGACAGCGCCCCCAGTGGCCGCTTCGGCACCATGACGTACCTCTCCAAGGCCGTGGTCTCGTATGTCCAAGACTTCCTGCCCAACACCAGCTGCCTGATGCAGTAG
- the phka2 gene encoding phosphorylase b kinase regulatory subunit alpha, liver isoform isoform X2, with amino-acid sequence MRSRSNSGVRLDGYARLVQETILHLQNPVTGLLPASEQKKDAWVRDNVYSILSVWGLGMAYRKNADRDEDKAKAYELEQSVVKLMQGLLQCMMRQVAKVEKFKQTQSTSDCLHAKYHTPTCSTVVGDDQWGHLQVDATSLYLLFLAQMTASGLRIISNLDEVAFIQNLVFYIEAAYKVADYGMWERGDKTNQGIPELNGSSVGMAKVRGQRHPLFELAVIKVARAVEAHAEVLQMKKAALEAIDELDLFGAHGGPKSVIHVLPDEVEHCQSILCSMLPRASTSKEIDAGLLSVISFPGFAVEDPDLVSITKSEIINKLQGRYGCCRFLRDGYKTPREDPSRLHYDPAELKLFENIECEWPVFWSFLVLDGIFSGDQEQVQEYREALDGILIRGKNGIRLMPELYAVPADKVEEEYKNPHTVDRVPMGSLPHMWGQSLYILGCLLAEGFLAPGEVDPLNRRFATCFKPDVVVQVCVVAETAKIQELLRDSGIDVQTVSEVLPIRIMPARILSHIYVKLGHCKKLNLSGRPYRHIGVLGTSKFYEIRNRTYTFTPQFIDQHHFYLALDNQMIMEMLRTELAYLSSCWRMTGRPTLTFPITHSMLLEDGETIDPSVLATVQKLQDGYFGGARVQMGKLSSFLTTSFHTHLSFLDTDEDLQDEEEEEEDDEGFEGVCDSSLSQDVPKDMFDQYLTQLLQSTAHKCNLPPIQRGQQHVFSAEHTTRDILSFMAQVQGLKMPQASMYLPVTPILSKHRKSLNLLHVPHPHQHQHQHHHHHHHLHAKAHSVDLHLPRDAHGNTDFASLVRQLKECPTLQDQADILYILYVMKGADWLVDLGQGGATVRSLLEELYAKAGHSKEWGLIRYISGILRKRVEVLAEACTDLISHHKQLTVGLPPEPREKVITVPLPPEELSNLIYEASGQDISIAVLTQEIMVYLAMYVRSQPALFGDMLRLRIGLIMQVMATELARSLNCSGEEASESLMNLSPSDMKNLLHHIFSGKEFGVERSMRAVESSATSPAISIRELGHTGATKTERTGISKMKTEVKQMFSSGYSISSTATSPRSTRCSSPSTPSGAQSPTGPGVGPLQWEERQGQWLRRRRLDGAINRVPMGFYQKVWKILQKCHGLSIDGYVLPSSTTREMTEGEIKFAVHVESVLNHIPQPEYRQLLVEAIMVLTLVADVDVQSIGAIVYVDRIVHMANELFRQDQKSHGANEVFLEQDPATGICNLFYDSAPSGRFGTMTYLSKAVVSYVQDFLPNTSCLMQ; translated from the exons ATGAGGAGCCGCAGTAACTCCGGCGTGCGGCTCGACGGGTACGCCCGACTGGTGCAGGAAACCATACTGCACCTGCAG AACCCGGTCACAGGCCTGCTGCCGGCCAGCGAGCAGAAGAAGGATGCTTGGGTGCGGGACAATGTGTACAGCATCCTGTCCGTGTGGGGTCTGGGCATGGCCTACCGCAAGAACGCCGACCGCGATGAGGACAAGGCCAAGGCCTACGAGCTGGAGCAG AGTGTGGTGAAACTGATGCAAGGCCTGCTGCAGTGCATGATGCGACAG GTGGCCAAGGTGGAGAAGTTCAAACAAACCCAGAGCACCAGCGACTGCCTCCACGCCAAGTACCATACTCCCACGTGTAGCACCGTCGTCGGGGATGACCAGTGGGGGCACCTGCAGGTGGACGCCACTTCGCTCTACCTCCTCTTCCTGGCACAGATGACGGCCTCAG GTCTGCGAATCATATCCAACTTGGATGAGGTGGCTTTTATACAGAACCTTGTCTTCTACATCGAGGCAGCCTACAAAGTTGCA GATTATGGGATGTGGGAGCGAGGCGACAAGACCAATCAGGGCATCCCGGAGCTCAATGGAAGTTCTGTAGGAATGGCTAAGGTACGAGGGCAAAGGCACCCGTTGTTTGAGCTGGCTGTGATTAAGGTAGCCCGTGCAGTGGAAGCCCACGCTGAGGTTTTGCAGATGAAGAAG GCAGCGCTGGAGGCCATCGATGAGCTGGATCTGTTCGGAGCACACGGGGGACCCAAATCTGTCATCCATGTTCTTCCTGATGAGGTGGAACACTGCCAG TCCATCCTCTGCTCCATGCTGCCTAGAGCCTCCACATCCAAGGAGATTGATGCAGGCCTTCTGTCAGTTATCTCCTTCCCTGGATTTGCAGTCGAAGACCCTGACCTGGTCAGCATCACCAAGAGCGAAATCATTAACAAGTTGCAG GGGCGGTATGGCTGCTGCCGATTCCTTCGAGACGGCTACAAGACCCCCAGGGAG GACCCCTCTCGCCTCCATTACGACCCGGCAGAGCTCAAGTTATTTGAGAACATCGAGTGCGAGTGGCCCGTGTTCTGGAGTTTCCTCGTCCTGGATGGTATTTTCAGTGGAGACCAAGAACAG GTACAAGAATACCGAGAGGCGTTGGATGGAATTCTAATCCGGGGAAAGAATGGGATCCGTTTGATGCCGGAGCTGTACGCTGTACCAGCAGACAAG GTAGAAGAAGAGTacaaaaacccacacacagtgGACCGGGTGCCCATGGGCTCGCTGCCCCACATGTGGGGACAATCCCTATACATTCTGGGCTGCCTCCTGGCTGAG GGTTTCCTGGCTCCTGGTGAAGTCGACCCACTCAACAGGAGGTTCGCCACATGTTTCAAACCAGATGTGGTTGTGCAAG tctgtgtggtcgCAGAGACCGCGAAGATCCAGGAGCTGCTCCGGGACAGTGGGATCGATGTGCAGACGGTGTCTGAGGTGCTGCCCATCCGCATCATGCCAGCCCGCATCCTGAGCCACATCTATGTAAAACTGG GACACTGTAAGAAGCTGAACCTTAGCGGTCGGCCGTACAGGCATATTGGAGTCCTGGGAACATCAAAATTTTACGAGATCAGAAATCGTACTTACACTTTCACACCGCAG ttcattgaCCAGCACCATTTCTACCTGGCTCTGGACAACCAGATGATCATGGAGATGCTGCGCACGGAGCTGGCCTACCTGTCTTCCTGCTGGAGGATGACTGGGCGCCCCACCCTCACCTTCCCCATCACCCACAGCATGCTGC TGGAGGATGGAGAGACCATCGACCCCTCCGTGCTTGCCACCGTACAAAAGCTGCAGGATGGATACTTCGGAGGCGCAAG GGTGCAGATGGGTAAGCTGTCCAGCTTCCTCACCACCTCCTTTCACACGCATCTCAGCTTCCTGGACACAGATGAGGATCTgcaggatgaggaagaggaagaggaagacgaTGAAGGCTTTGAGGGTGTCTGTGACAGCAGCTTGTCACAAG ATGTTCCAAAGGACATGTTTGATCAGTACCTCACCCAACTGCTACAGAGCACAGCGCACAAGTGCAATCTCCCTCCCATCCAGAGGGGGCAGCAGCATGTCTTCAGCGCTGAGCACACCACCCGTGACATCCTGTCCTTCATGGCCCAGGTTCAGGGACTGAAAATGCCCC aggCGTCCATGTATCTGCCAGTCACTCCCATTCTGAGTAAACATCGCAAGTCACTGAACCTTCTCCATGTCCCCCACCCTCACCAACACCAacaccaacaccaccaccatcaccaccaccttCATGCCAAG GCTCATAGTGTTGACCTGCACCTGCCCCGTGATGCCCATGGCAACACGGACTTCGCATCCCTGGTCAGGCAGTTGAAGGAGTGTCCCACCCTCCAGGACCAGGCAGACATCCTCTACATCCTCTATGTGATGAA GGGTGCTGACTGGCTGGTGGACCTGGGGCAGGGTGGCGCCACCGTTCGATCCCTCCTTGAAGAGCTCTATGCCAAGGCAGGGCACTCTAAGGAATGGGGTCTCATCCGCTACATCTCCGGGATACTGCGCAAGAGGGTGGAAGTGTTGGCAGAG GCCTGCACAGACCTCATTTCCCACCACAAGCAGCTGACGGTGGGGTTACCCCCTGAACCCAGGGAGAAGGTCATCACAGT CCCTCTGCCTCCCGAGGAGCTCAGTAACCTGATCTATGAGGCCAGTGGGCAGGATATCAGCATAGCGGTTCTCACTCAG GAGATTATGGTCTATCTGGCCATGTATGTCCGGTCACAGCCAGCGCTCTTCGGGGACATGCTTCGATTGCGCATTGGCCTCATCATGCAGGTGATGGCCACCGAGCTGGCCCGCAGTCTCAACTGCTCCG GGGAGGAAGCGTCAGAAAGTTTGatgaacctgagtccttcagaCATGAAGAACCTGCTACACCACATCTTCAGTGGGAAGGAATTTGGGGTGGAAAGAAGCA TGCGTGCTGTTGAGTCCTCTGCCACCAGTCCAGCCATATCCATCCGTGAGCTGGGCCACACTGGGGCCACCAAGACCGAGCGCACTGGGATCAGCAAGATGAAGACTGAGGTGAAACAG ATGTTTTCCAGTGGTTATTCCATCAGCAGCACCGCCACCTCACCACGCTCCACG AGGTGCAGCAGCCCCTCAACGCCCAGTGGTGCCCAGTCCCCCACGGGCCCTGGGGTCGGGCCCCTACAGTGGGAGGAGCGCCAGGGCCAGTGGCTGAGGCGGCGGCGGCTGGATGGTGCTATCAACCGGGTGCCTATGGGCTTCTACCAGAAAGTGTGGAAGATCCTTCAGAAGTGCCATGGCCTGTCCATCGACGGCTATGTGCTGCCCTCCTCCACCACCCGTGAG ATGACAGAGGGTGAGATCAAGTTCGCCGTCCACGTGGAGTCCGTGCTCAACCACATCCCCCAGCCCGAGTACAGACAGCTGCTGGTGGAGGCCATCATGGTCCTCACCCTTGTGGCAGACGTGGATGTTCAGAGCATCGGCGCCATCGTGTACGTTGACCGCATCGTCCACATGGCCAATGAGCTCTTCCGCCAGGACCAG AAATCTCATGGTGCCAACGAGGTCTTCCTGGAACAGGACCCTGCCACAGGCATCTGTAACCTCTTCTATGACAGCGCCCCCAGTGGCCGCTTCGGCACCATGACGTACCTCTCCAAGGCCGTGGTCTCGTATGTCCAAGACTTCCTGCCCAACACCAGCTGCCTGATGCAGTAG